Proteins encoded within one genomic window of Rubritalea squalenifaciens DSM 18772:
- a CDS encoding putative DNA modification/repair radical SAM protein, protein MNTLEKLEILADAAKYDASCASSGARKRDSRGGKGVGSAGGVGICHSYAPDGRCISLLKVLLTNVCLYDCHYCINRRSSNVRRARFTPEEVVELTLSFYKRNYIEGLFLSSGIVRSADYTMEQVLRVARLLREEHDFRGYIHLKTIPEASPELIAEAGRYADRLSINVELPRQETLKELAPEKNVARTRNAMGTIRGRIDEAKSIRREKSRSRKKYGVFATGQSTQMIVGMDGSTDAHFLHRAGDLYGNFKLRRVYYSAFSPIPEPSVVLPLKSPPLVREHRLYQADWLLRFYGFEVGELTTAKEPNLDLDLDPKLSWALRNRATFPVDVNRASLEMLYRIPGLGVRNAQRIVRVRRHHALRLQDLIKMRVNVKKCMPFMICADHQPARLEWSSERLRAHFAPPPEQMELSFEGVIQTKAPKVPEVKVKQAQHEAGAEALSGEF, encoded by the coding sequence ATGAACACTCTCGAAAAGCTGGAAATCCTAGCTGATGCAGCGAAGTACGATGCGTCTTGTGCGAGCTCTGGTGCCCGGAAGAGGGATTCCCGGGGCGGAAAGGGCGTGGGTTCGGCAGGCGGAGTGGGGATCTGTCACTCCTATGCTCCGGACGGACGCTGTATCTCCCTGTTGAAAGTGCTGCTGACGAATGTGTGTCTCTATGACTGCCACTACTGCATCAACCGTCGATCCAGCAATGTCAGGCGTGCGCGCTTTACTCCGGAAGAAGTTGTGGAACTGACGCTGTCCTTCTACAAGCGCAACTACATCGAAGGCCTGTTCTTGAGTTCCGGAATTGTCCGCAGTGCTGATTACACCATGGAGCAGGTGCTTAGAGTGGCGAGGCTTCTGCGTGAGGAGCATGATTTCCGTGGCTATATACACCTGAAGACGATTCCTGAGGCTTCCCCGGAGTTGATCGCGGAGGCGGGGAGGTATGCCGACCGGTTGAGTATCAACGTAGAGCTGCCGAGGCAGGAAACGCTCAAAGAGCTGGCTCCGGAGAAGAATGTAGCGCGCACGAGGAATGCCATGGGGACGATCCGTGGAAGGATCGATGAGGCGAAGAGCATTCGCCGGGAGAAAAGCCGCAGCCGCAAGAAGTACGGGGTCTTTGCCACCGGGCAGAGTACGCAGATGATCGTGGGCATGGATGGTTCTACGGATGCTCATTTCTTGCACCGAGCGGGTGACCTTTATGGGAATTTCAAATTGCGGCGGGTGTACTATTCGGCCTTCAGCCCCATTCCGGAACCTTCGGTGGTGCTGCCTCTGAAGTCGCCCCCACTTGTTAGGGAGCACCGCTTGTATCAAGCGGACTGGCTCCTGCGTTTCTACGGTTTTGAAGTGGGGGAGCTGACGACGGCGAAAGAGCCTAACCTGGATCTGGACTTAGACCCCAAGTTGTCCTGGGCTTTGCGTAACCGGGCGACCTTTCCTGTAGATGTGAATCGTGCCAGTTTGGAAATGCTGTACCGCATTCCAGGGCTGGGGGTGAGAAATGCTCAGCGTATTGTTAGGGTGCGTAGACATCATGCCCTGCGCTTGCAAGATTTGATCAAGATGCGTGTGAATGTGAAGAAATGCATGCCTTTCATGATCTGTGCTGACCATCAGCCGGCACGCCTGGAGTGGAGCAGCGAAAGACTGCGCGCCCATTTTGCGCCACCTCCGGAGCAGATGGAGCTAAGTTTTGAAGGCGTGATCCAGACGAAGGCTCCTAAGGTGCCGGAGGTGAAAGTGAAGCAGGCTCAGCATGAGGCAGGCGCGGAGGCTCTCAGTGGAGAGTTCTAG
- a CDS encoding N-acetylmuramoyl-L-alanine amidase family protein — translation MVSCTPTGNWEAGTMETTVTSPTGGVSLSQSYWGHRPGPRGFKTVIIDAGHGGHDSGAVGRRVREKDVALDTARRLQRKLQGDFKVVMVRDSDRFIDLNKRVSIANRYKSAVLVSIHYNHSGRSSRGPETYYWRVDSYGLAKRLQREMARVSPSERGSRGQVRRRLRLTRNTKIPSVLVEIGYLSNYSDARLSRSSSYRDKMAEAMARAIRRQALVGDAGLGPLPKPINAPISRPMDPPGS, via the coding sequence ATGGTGTCGTGTACACCCACTGGGAACTGGGAAGCTGGTACTATGGAGACAACGGTGACATCTCCGACTGGAGGGGTGAGCCTGTCTCAGTCCTACTGGGGGCACCGTCCGGGCCCGAGGGGATTCAAGACGGTTATCATAGATGCTGGTCATGGCGGGCATGACTCTGGAGCCGTAGGCCGTAGGGTAAGAGAAAAGGATGTGGCGCTGGATACCGCTCGCAGGCTACAGCGTAAGCTTCAGGGTGATTTTAAAGTGGTGATGGTCCGGGACAGTGATCGTTTCATTGACTTGAACAAACGGGTCTCTATTGCGAACCGTTACAAGTCGGCAGTGTTGGTAAGTATCCATTACAATCACTCAGGCAGGAGCTCGCGCGGACCAGAGACTTACTACTGGCGGGTTGATAGCTACGGCCTGGCAAAGCGCTTGCAGCGTGAAATGGCCAGGGTGAGTCCCAGTGAGAGAGGAAGCCGGGGGCAGGTGCGCCGGAGGCTCCGACTGACGCGGAACACCAAAATTCCCAGCGTGTTGGTGGAGATTGGCTATTTGTCCAATTACTCGGATGCGCGTTTGAGCCGCAGTTCAAGTTACCGAGACAAGATGGCCGAAGCTATGGCACGTGCGATCAGGCGGCAGGCCCTGGTTGGTGATGCCGGGCTGGGGCCGCTGCCCAAGCCAATCAATGCTCCAATCTCAAGACCAATGGATCCACCCGGTAGCTAA
- a CDS encoding fasciclin domain-containing protein, with amino-acid sequence MKKLTKLTGMTIASMGLLTTGLMAEDPDSPVAEPDTPAAEPTLDEPTSDEPSAEEPSSEEPASEEKMKKQEEMTVVAIADGNKDFTTLVTAIRAAGLLEALNGDGPYTVFAPNNAAFEKLPEGTLADLLKPENKDKLAAILKYHVVPTKVMAENVNPMKIVTLEGHEFEITNNDGEIRVNDAKVIKTDIVGKNGVIHVIDTVIMPPVEDEQ; translated from the coding sequence ATGAAAAAACTGACGAAACTGACCGGGATGACCATCGCTAGTATGGGACTCCTGACTACCGGCCTCATGGCAGAAGATCCTGATTCTCCTGTAGCCGAACCAGATACTCCAGCAGCTGAGCCCACATTGGATGAACCTACTTCCGATGAGCCGAGCGCTGAGGAACCAAGTTCGGAGGAGCCTGCATCTGAAGAAAAGATGAAGAAACAGGAAGAAATGACCGTGGTGGCTATTGCAGATGGTAACAAGGACTTTACGACCCTAGTGACTGCTATTCGTGCAGCTGGCCTGCTCGAAGCACTGAATGGTGACGGCCCTTATACCGTGTTTGCCCCAAACAATGCGGCATTCGAAAAACTGCCCGAAGGTACTCTGGCTGATCTGCTGAAACCTGAAAACAAGGATAAGCTCGCAGCCATCCTGAAGTATCACGTGGTGCCAACCAAAGTCATGGCTGAAAACGTGAATCCTATGAAAATCGTGACTCTTGAAGGTCATGAGTTTGAAATAACCAACAACGATGGAGAAATCAGAGTCAACGACGCCAAAGTCATCAAAACTGACATCGTTGGAAAAAATGGCGTGATCCATGTGATCGATACCGTGATCATGCCTCCTGTCGAAGACGAGCAGTAA
- a CDS encoding TetR/AcrR family transcriptional regulator gives MPSEPKIKLINSAIEVFANNGYRGARVSDIVAGADANIAAVNYHFGSKENLYMQAIRKAHEISEMTYPTRGNLPQDAPAREKLSSYVRSCLKRSLDKGPAGQFGRIFAKTMYSPDSPVKRVLDEAHDLELDYIQEMLIEFYGTDAPAVIQLAKINVVCLSSVLSNYPITSSKIFSSDPSPKEIDSMIENQVNVTLAALDSLTPENAFTR, from the coding sequence ATGCCCTCAGAACCCAAAATCAAACTCATCAACAGCGCCATCGAAGTCTTTGCCAATAACGGCTACCGTGGAGCCCGTGTCTCTGACATCGTCGCTGGAGCTGATGCCAACATTGCTGCCGTGAATTACCACTTCGGCTCCAAGGAGAATCTCTACATGCAGGCCATCCGCAAGGCGCATGAAATCTCAGAAATGACCTACCCAACACGGGGCAACCTTCCTCAAGATGCCCCCGCGCGCGAGAAGCTCTCAAGCTATGTACGCAGCTGTCTCAAACGCTCCCTGGACAAAGGACCAGCCGGCCAGTTCGGCAGGATTTTTGCCAAAACCATGTATTCGCCTGACTCACCAGTAAAGAGAGTCCTGGATGAAGCCCATGATCTGGAGCTTGACTATATCCAAGAAATGCTGATCGAGTTCTACGGCACAGATGCTCCGGCGGTCATTCAGCTCGCCAAGATCAATGTCGTCTGCCTCTCATCAGTCCTTTCCAACTACCCGATTACCTCCTCCAAAATATTCTCATCTGACCCCTCACCAAAGGAGATCGACTCAATGATAGAGAATCAGGTCAACGTGACCCTGGCAGCACTGGATTCGCTGACACCAGAAAACGCATTTACCCGCTAA
- a CDS encoding serine/threonine protein phosphatase has protein sequence MRNLKDGIRSLVKIDFYGNVHKYFRGTDKDKRCENEVRILKALEERGCDFVPKLLDFDLAEDYICTTNCGSPAPNISRKKSDSLFAKLEKEFGVQHDDPEPRNITYNEKEGKFCVIDFELSTLLPMPAIEESSEEE, from the coding sequence ATGAGAAACCTCAAAGACGGCATCCGCTCACTCGTGAAGATCGACTTCTACGGCAATGTTCACAAGTACTTCCGTGGCACAGACAAAGACAAGCGCTGCGAAAACGAGGTGAGAATCCTCAAGGCTCTGGAGGAGCGAGGTTGTGATTTCGTCCCCAAGCTCCTCGATTTCGACCTAGCGGAAGACTACATCTGCACCACGAACTGCGGCTCTCCGGCCCCGAACATCTCCCGTAAAAAATCAGACTCTCTCTTTGCCAAGCTCGAGAAGGAATTCGGCGTCCAGCATGACGACCCAGAACCACGCAACATCACCTACAACGAGAAGGAGGGTAAATTCTGTGTGATCGACTTTGAGCTCTCCACCTTGCTCCCCATGCCAGCCATAGAGGAGTCCAGCGAGGAAGAGTAA
- a CDS encoding TIGR03915 family putative DNA repair protein, with translation MRVISVKKGFREWRAKARQLLVDGVRPHEVMWVKDASLETMFVDTLEMGGGSSETETFAINVPKQFIALGETVGCHRMGRQWPLLYDVLWRITREGNKGLLGNEADDAVRELKMIAAAVRRDIHKMRAFVRFRHVDTLESGREVYVSWFEPEHLIVRANAPFFQRRFAGMDWSILTPDECVSWDGKQLSYTPGVDRSVAPSEDNLEDLWRTYYRSTFNPARVKIKMMQSEMPKKYWKNLPEAEIIQQLIAESDQRVRGMMEEEARPLKPEPKNEYLNKLREMGE, from the coding sequence ATGAGAGTGATTTCTGTAAAAAAGGGTTTCAGGGAGTGGCGGGCGAAAGCGCGGCAGCTGTTAGTGGATGGTGTGCGGCCCCATGAGGTGATGTGGGTGAAGGATGCCTCCTTGGAAACGATGTTTGTCGACACGCTGGAGATGGGCGGCGGAAGCAGTGAAACTGAAACCTTTGCCATCAATGTGCCAAAGCAGTTTATCGCTCTGGGAGAGACGGTGGGCTGTCACCGTATGGGGAGGCAGTGGCCTCTTCTCTATGATGTGCTTTGGAGGATAACTCGAGAAGGTAATAAGGGGTTGTTAGGCAATGAGGCGGACGATGCAGTCCGTGAGCTAAAGATGATCGCTGCCGCAGTACGGAGAGATATCCACAAGATGCGTGCATTTGTGCGTTTCCGTCACGTAGATACCTTGGAGAGTGGTCGTGAAGTGTATGTGAGCTGGTTTGAGCCAGAGCACTTGATTGTGCGGGCGAACGCGCCTTTCTTTCAGCGGCGTTTTGCCGGGATGGACTGGTCTATCTTGACCCCCGATGAGTGTGTGAGCTGGGACGGGAAGCAGCTGAGCTATACTCCGGGTGTGGACCGGAGCGTGGCGCCCAGTGAAGACAATCTGGAGGATCTTTGGCGGACTTATTATCGGAGTACCTTCAATCCTGCCCGGGTCAAAATCAAGATGATGCAGTCCGAGATGCCGAAGAAGTATTGGAAGAATCTTCCCGAGGCGGAGATCATCCAGCAGCTGATCGCGGAGAGCGATCAGCGTGTGCGCGGGATGATGGAGGAGGAGGCCAGGCCGCTGAAGCCTGAACCTAAAAACGAGTACCTTAATAAGCTGCGTGAAATGGGGGAGTAA
- a CDS encoding PP2C family protein-serine/threonine phosphatase, which produces MNPNFLWSARTTSGRRKPKNDDSWLAFAAGAKGSCMLLEDGEHELNTHDLIFAVSDGMGGGNAGYLASSLILEHITKVIPQTFKAAAQGFHPDYLEILDQKVREIHSAINERADGDPNLKGMGATLTLGWFTPENLYIAHAGDSRMYLQRADDTSQLTEDHTFAWSKFNRGELNEREFRHHPRRSALFEVVGGGHQKIRPSVAAVPYAKGDRFMICSDGVIDGLWEKHIHSGLSRKESSTSEVADALMARAVDNAGSDDTTLIVIDVC; this is translated from the coding sequence GTGAATCCTAATTTCCTCTGGTCCGCCCGTACAACCTCCGGCAGGCGCAAACCGAAAAACGACGACTCCTGGCTCGCCTTCGCAGCCGGAGCCAAAGGCAGCTGCATGCTACTAGAGGATGGCGAGCACGAGTTGAATACTCACGACCTTATTTTCGCGGTCTCAGACGGCATGGGCGGCGGCAATGCTGGCTACTTGGCATCATCGCTCATTTTAGAGCACATCACCAAGGTCATCCCTCAGACTTTCAAGGCTGCCGCTCAAGGCTTTCACCCTGACTACCTGGAAATTCTGGACCAGAAGGTAAGAGAAATTCACTCTGCTATCAATGAGCGAGCAGATGGAGACCCTAACCTAAAAGGCATGGGTGCCACTCTAACCCTCGGATGGTTCACCCCTGAAAACCTCTACATCGCACATGCCGGCGACTCGCGCATGTATCTTCAACGCGCTGATGACACTTCCCAGCTAACAGAGGACCACACCTTTGCCTGGAGCAAATTTAACCGAGGCGAACTAAATGAACGTGAGTTCCGCCACCATCCACGACGCTCGGCTCTCTTCGAAGTTGTCGGGGGTGGCCATCAGAAAATTCGCCCCTCAGTCGCTGCTGTCCCCTATGCGAAAGGCGATCGCTTCATGATCTGTAGTGATGGTGTTATTGACGGATTATGGGAAAAGCACATCCATTCCGGCTTAAGCCGCAAGGAATCCTCGACAAGCGAGGTCGCAGACGCTCTCATGGCACGCGCAGTCGATAATGCAGGCTCGGATGACACCACCCTGATCGTTATTGATGTCTGCTAA
- a CDS encoding GDSL-type esterase/lipase family protein, whose translation MKISLCILSCLTTLVVADPIRVACVGDSITFGAGIKERKENSYPAQLQKLLGDTYEVKNFGVNGATMLNAGDKPYTKQGAYKASLDFTPNVVVIKLGSNDSKPHNWKHGDSYTTDAAALVQSYQNLSSKPRIILCTPVPAYKNDKGKNVYGITDEVIAKQQLPSLINLAKEKNLELINLHQEYALEGAKKAIAMTPDRIHPGADGAKVIAGRVAYQLTHNYEPAFDITSKLKEQGIEPKVSNFHGYRQYRFTTPDTKLKCIIVAPHSADTSKPWIWRARFFGHQPALDKALLDRGYHVCFVDVADLFGSPNATKRWDQFYALSQQLGLGAKPVLEGMSRGGLIIFNWAKQNPDKVTAIYGDNPVCDIRSWPAKKSAPLWNTCMKQYGITAEQAKDFKGNPIDGLDALAKANVPVMLVLGAKDEVVPIKDNALILQERYKKLGATKIHTWINPNTKHHPHQACPIRELLSAVLSAGAQKAGSTVK comes from the coding sequence ATGAAGATATCACTCTGCATTCTGTCCTGCCTGACCACTCTCGTCGTGGCAGACCCCATACGCGTAGCCTGTGTCGGAGACTCCATCACCTTCGGAGCCGGCATCAAAGAACGCAAAGAAAACAGTTATCCAGCTCAACTCCAGAAACTACTTGGAGACACTTATGAAGTGAAAAATTTCGGCGTCAATGGAGCCACGATGCTTAATGCCGGTGACAAGCCATACACCAAGCAAGGTGCCTACAAAGCCTCACTCGATTTCACCCCGAACGTCGTGGTCATCAAACTCGGCAGCAATGATTCCAAACCTCACAACTGGAAGCACGGAGACAGCTACACCACAGACGCTGCAGCTCTCGTCCAATCCTACCAGAACCTCTCCAGCAAACCGCGCATCATTCTGTGCACTCCGGTTCCCGCTTACAAAAATGACAAAGGCAAGAACGTCTATGGAATTACAGATGAAGTCATCGCCAAACAGCAGCTTCCCAGCCTCATCAATCTAGCTAAAGAAAAGAACCTGGAACTCATCAACCTCCACCAAGAATACGCACTCGAAGGTGCTAAAAAAGCGATCGCAATGACCCCTGACCGCATCCACCCGGGAGCTGATGGAGCCAAGGTGATTGCCGGGCGTGTCGCCTACCAGCTCACTCACAACTACGAGCCTGCCTTTGACATCACCAGCAAGCTGAAGGAACAAGGAATCGAGCCCAAAGTGTCCAACTTCCACGGCTACCGTCAGTACCGCTTCACGACTCCTGACACCAAGCTGAAATGTATCATCGTAGCCCCACACTCTGCGGATACCTCCAAGCCTTGGATCTGGCGTGCTCGCTTCTTTGGCCATCAGCCAGCACTCGATAAAGCTCTGCTCGACCGCGGCTACCACGTCTGCTTTGTCGATGTAGCAGACCTCTTCGGTTCACCAAATGCCACCAAACGCTGGGATCAATTCTACGCGCTGAGCCAGCAACTTGGACTGGGTGCCAAGCCTGTGCTCGAAGGCATGTCCCGCGGCGGCCTCATCATCTTTAACTGGGCTAAGCAGAATCCTGATAAAGTCACTGCAATCTATGGTGACAACCCAGTGTGTGACATCCGTTCTTGGCCTGCCAAAAAGTCCGCACCTCTCTGGAATACCTGCATGAAGCAATATGGCATCACAGCAGAGCAGGCCAAGGACTTCAAAGGTAACCCCATTGATGGACTCGACGCCCTCGCCAAGGCCAACGTCCCCGTCATGCTGGTACTCGGAGCCAAGGATGAGGTGGTCCCCATCAAAGATAACGCACTCATCCTGCAGGAGCGCTACAAGAAGCTCGGTGCTACGAAGATCCACACCTGGATCAACCCCAACACCAAGCACCACCCACACCAGGCTTGCCCGATCCGCGAGCTCCTCAGTGCAGTCTTGTCTGCCGGCGCACAAAAAGCGGGCTCAACCGTGAAATAA
- a CDS encoding glutamine synthetase beta-grasp domain-containing protein, whose protein sequence is MAKYRLDYIWLDGYTPVANLRTKCCIKEFDEFPTLEQLPEWGFDGSSTQQAEGGDSDCILKPVAVYPDPTRINGVLVMCEVMLPDGTPHPSNARATIEDDPDTWFGFEQEYFLFQDGRPLGFPEGGYPDPQGEYYCGVGYKNVGDIGRQITDEHLELCLEAGINHEGINAEVAMGQWEFQVFGKGSYKAADDIWMARFLLLRLCEQYGVDIEWHCKPIPGDWNGSGMHCNFSTAYMRETGGKEYFLKLMDAFEEFCEEHIAVYGPENEKRLTGLHETQSIDKFSWGVADRGASIRVPHSFVKNDYKGYLEDRRPNSQGDPYKIASRVIQTINTVAK, encoded by the coding sequence ATGGCTAAATACAGACTCGATTATATCTGGCTCGACGGTTACACACCTGTAGCCAACCTTCGTACTAAGTGCTGCATCAAGGAATTCGACGAGTTCCCAACTCTCGAGCAACTTCCTGAGTGGGGCTTTGACGGTTCCTCCACACAGCAGGCTGAAGGCGGTGACTCTGACTGCATTCTCAAGCCAGTAGCAGTCTACCCAGATCCAACTCGCATCAACGGCGTACTCGTTATGTGTGAAGTTATGCTTCCAGACGGTACTCCACACCCATCCAACGCTCGCGCAACCATCGAAGACGATCCAGACACATGGTTCGGTTTCGAGCAGGAGTACTTCCTCTTCCAAGACGGTCGCCCACTCGGTTTCCCAGAGGGCGGTTACCCAGACCCACAGGGTGAATACTACTGTGGTGTTGGCTACAAGAACGTTGGCGACATCGGCCGCCAGATCACTGACGAGCACCTTGAGCTTTGCCTCGAAGCTGGTATCAACCATGAGGGTATCAACGCCGAGGTAGCTATGGGTCAGTGGGAATTCCAGGTTTTCGGAAAGGGCTCCTACAAGGCAGCTGACGACATCTGGATGGCTCGCTTCCTCCTTCTCCGCCTCTGCGAACAGTACGGCGTAGACATCGAGTGGCATTGTAAGCCTATCCCAGGTGACTGGAACGGCTCCGGCATGCACTGTAACTTCTCCACCGCTTACATGCGTGAAACTGGCGGCAAGGAGTACTTCCTCAAGCTCATGGACGCATTCGAAGAGTTCTGTGAAGAGCACATCGCTGTTTACGGTCCTGAAAACGAGAAGCGCCTCACCGGCCTTCACGAGACTCAGTCCATCGACAAGTTCTCTTGGGGTGTTGCTGACCGCGGTGCTTCCATCCGTGTTCCGCACAGCTTCGTTAAGAACGACTACAAGGGCTATCTTGAAGACCGTCGTCCTAACTCACAGGGTGACCCATACAAGATCGCTTCCCGCGTTATCCAGACTATCAACACAGTTGCTAAGTAA
- a CDS encoding protein kinase domain-containing protein, which produces MTTARHVFLGELASGGFGRVFLARDEFLGREVAIKRVRHDQRTSSYFPREQLLHEAKVLAAVQHPNIVTIYDVARVESSTEIVMEYVAGVTVRQLVNRHLLTAYDFKVLAKQMLCGLAAAHEHEILHCDIKPSNVMIASLSESRMVVKLLDFGMSPSSDSSKQQLVGSALFMAPEIYEGKGHSVQTDLYSLGCLFYYMLAGVVPFDGRDTIEVMAAHCGGDFHPLSHLREDLAEDLCSWVELFISSEPEKRFHDCHEALEELKDLEFPLSESERDIELTEGIVQIVRPVTPASLKPACLEERTRPQGVCQMKHSEMLHTRKISAGVRAYAEREAERLPVYRLCASEVKPPKQIEEQEVLKLRKEYWYAMLHGRRTGPLDMEAIGRLILGGYIGSEDLVWHEGWNDWRRADECPLTGVYLCEYQRTHRQITQPVEVKHEKWHTKFVEEFGWEMCALVGLSLMSFVAVYIYPHAWMTVMSAFSILLVLGGFLSLKCCEGKEGKKWLVAGLLIPVIGDVYYACGHRRKAMKGLTLIVLGGVFLAGIMNASQWSWEVLDALFAVLS; this is translated from the coding sequence ATGACAACAGCAAGACATGTTTTTCTAGGAGAACTGGCGTCCGGAGGCTTTGGTCGTGTGTTTCTAGCCCGTGATGAATTTCTGGGCAGAGAAGTAGCGATCAAGCGTGTCCGGCATGACCAGAGGACATCCAGCTATTTTCCGCGTGAGCAGCTGCTGCATGAGGCGAAAGTCTTGGCTGCGGTGCAGCATCCTAACATCGTAACCATCTATGATGTGGCACGAGTCGAGAGTTCCACGGAAATAGTGATGGAGTATGTGGCAGGAGTGACGGTGCGTCAGCTTGTGAATCGGCATCTATTGACTGCCTATGACTTTAAGGTGTTAGCCAAACAGATGTTATGCGGGCTGGCTGCGGCGCATGAGCATGAGATACTACACTGCGATATCAAGCCGAGTAATGTCATGATAGCCTCACTCTCTGAGAGTCGGATGGTGGTGAAGTTATTAGATTTCGGAATGTCTCCGAGTTCAGACAGTAGCAAGCAGCAGTTGGTGGGGTCCGCGCTGTTTATGGCGCCTGAAATCTATGAAGGTAAAGGCCATAGCGTGCAGACAGACCTGTATTCTCTCGGTTGTCTATTTTACTACATGCTGGCAGGTGTAGTCCCCTTCGACGGGAGAGATACGATCGAAGTCATGGCAGCCCATTGTGGTGGTGATTTTCATCCTCTGTCTCACTTGAGAGAAGATCTTGCAGAGGATCTGTGTAGTTGGGTGGAGTTATTCATATCGTCTGAACCGGAGAAGAGGTTCCATGACTGTCATGAAGCTCTGGAGGAACTCAAAGATCTTGAGTTCCCCTTGAGTGAGAGCGAGCGTGATATCGAATTAACCGAGGGCATTGTCCAGATCGTACGCCCTGTCACGCCCGCCTCGCTCAAGCCTGCCTGTTTAGAAGAGAGAACCAGGCCTCAAGGGGTTTGTCAGATGAAGCATTCTGAAATGCTCCACACGAGAAAGATCTCTGCAGGAGTGAGAGCTTATGCGGAGAGAGAAGCTGAGCGGTTGCCCGTCTACCGCCTCTGTGCCTCAGAGGTGAAACCGCCCAAGCAGATTGAGGAGCAGGAGGTGCTGAAGCTGAGGAAAGAATACTGGTATGCCATGTTGCATGGGCGGCGGACTGGGCCGTTAGACATGGAAGCCATCGGCAGGCTCATACTAGGAGGCTATATCGGTAGTGAGGATCTGGTGTGGCATGAAGGTTGGAATGACTGGAGGCGGGCGGATGAGTGCCCGCTCACAGGAGTCTACCTCTGCGAATACCAGAGAACCCACAGGCAGATAACACAGCCTGTAGAGGTGAAACATGAGAAATGGCACACTAAGTTCGTCGAAGAATTCGGATGGGAGATGTGTGCCTTGGTAGGTCTGAGCCTGATGTCATTCGTCGCCGTCTATATCTATCCCCATGCATGGATGACGGTGATGAGTGCGTTCTCCATTCTACTTGTGTTAGGAGGTTTTCTTTCGCTCAAGTGTTGTGAAGGAAAGGAGGGGAAAAAGTGGTTGGTCGCTGGACTGCTTATTCCAGTGATTGGAGATGTCTATTATGCATGTGGGCACCGTAGAAAAGCCATGAAGGGGCTTACCTTGATTGTCTTGGGTGGCGTGTTTCTGGCTGGAATTATGAACGCCAGCCAGTGGAGTTGGGAGGTGCTTGATGCGCTTTTTGCCGTACTTTCTTAG